Proteins encoded within one genomic window of Humulus lupulus chromosome 1, drHumLupu1.1, whole genome shotgun sequence:
- the LOC133819118 gene encoding uncharacterized protein LOC133819118, with protein MRRTRSSTPVEPLNPEIEHTLRQLRSKKRTEELNMDNNGVNNNGGNGHNNNQLAAAGAPLNPAQRAVRDFCMAVVNENLTGITNPAIAANNFELKPALINMVQQNQFGGLATEDLNIHLAIFLEVCATVKMNGVTDDAIRLRLFPFSLRERARSWLQSLQLGTITTWDEMARKFLIKFFPPSKSAQLRSDIGKFRQLDQEPFYEAWERFKELLRRCPQHGYQNWMQVQIFYQGLNAPTRKIVDAAAGGALLAKTADEAFTLMEEMATNSYQWPNERSGPRKVAGLYEVDQMTAMNAQIPALQNQMAALSAQNNPTVMESVVAAAAMQGQEMSLEQAQFMANRSFPNNYRSNIMFNYYHPGLCNHENFSYANNKNVLQPPPGFNCQPQQEKKKSLEDILGTFIMESNKRFGKNEARLDNIETHMTNMGASMKKIET; from the coding sequence ATGCGAAGGACTAGGAGTTCTACACCTGTTGAGCCTTTGAATCCTGAAATTGAGCACACACTCCGTCAGTTGAGATCTAAGAAAAGGACTGAAGAGCTTAATATGGACAACAACGGGGTGAACAACAACGGTGGCAATGGCCATAATAACAATCAACTAGCAGCTGCTGGGGCTCCTCTTAATCCAGCGCAGCGGGCCGTGCGTGATTTTTGCATGGCTGTTGTGAATGAAAATCTCACTGGAATAACAAATCCAGCCATTGCTGCCAACAACTTTGAACTGAAACCTGCACTAATTAACATGGTGCAGCAAAATCAGTTTGGGGGTCTAGCTACTGAAGACCTTAACATTCACTTGGCCATATTTCTGGAGGTATGTGCCACAGTGAAGATGAATGGCGTTACTGATGATGCCATCAGATTGCGTCtcttccctttctctttgagggaAAGAGCCAGGAGTTGGTTGCAATCTTTGCAGCTTGGAACAATTACAACATGGGATGAGATGGCAAGAAAGTTCCTAATTAAGTTCTTCCCTCCTTCCAAGTCAGCCCAATTACGTAGTGACATTGGGAAATTTCGACAATTAGATCAAGAACCATTCTATGAGGCttgggagaggtttaaggagttaTTACGACGTTGCCCACAGCATGGTTATCAAAATTGGATGCAAGTTCAGATTTTTTATCAAGGGTTGAATGCTCCAACACGAAAAATAGTTGATGCTGCTGCAGGGGGTGCTCTATTAGCCAAGACAGCTGATGAAGCCTTCACTTTGATGGAGGAAATGGCCACCAACAGTTATCAGTGGCCCAATGAGAGGTCAGGCCCAAGGAAAGTTGCTGGGTTATATGAAGTTGATCAGATGACAGCCATGAATGCCCAAATTCCTGCTCTACAAAACCAAATGGCAGCTCTATCAGCGCAAAATAATCCAACGGTTATGGAGAGTGTAGTAGCGGCTGCTGCAATGCAGGGGCAAGAAATGAGTCTAGAACAAGCCCAGTTTATGGCAAACCGCTCCTTCCCCAATAACTACAGAAGCAACATCATGTTTAATTATTATCATCCAGGATTGTGCAACCATGAAAATTTCTCTTATGCCAATAATAAAAATGTGCTGCAACCACCTCCGGGATTCAATTGTCAACCGcaacaagagaaaaaaaaatcgTTGGAAGACATTTTGGGCACTTTTATTATGGAGTCTAACAAGAGGTTTGGAAAAAATGAAGCTAGACTCGACAATATAgagacccatatgactaacatggGAGCttcaatgaagaaaattgagacTTAA